The following proteins come from a genomic window of Rutidosis leptorrhynchoides isolate AG116_Rl617_1_P2 chromosome 10, CSIRO_AGI_Rlap_v1, whole genome shotgun sequence:
- the LOC139871823 gene encoding beta-xylosidase/alpha-L-arabinofuranosidase 2-like codes for MTSKNRASSVFAILLFIKIFLTNVSAQNNPVFACDIHKNTGLKNYSFCDPSLNVKTRVDDLVKRLTLQEKIVNLVDNAGSIDRLGIPKYEWWSEALHGVSYVGPGTHFSGLVPGATSFPQVILTAASFNVTLFKAIGKVVSTEARAMYNVGLAGLTYWSPNINIFRDPRWGRGQETPGEDPFLTSKYGAAYVQGLQESDDGDKDRLKVGACCKHYTAYDVDNWKGIDRYHFNAVVTKQDMDDTYQPPFKSCVLDGNVASVMCSYNQVNGKPTCGDQDLLTGVIRGEWKLNGYISSDCDSLDVMLNSQHWETTPEKVAADALNAGLDLNCGNFLGQHTEAAIKAGLVKETEVDRAVSNNFATLMRLGFFDGNPRNHLYGKLGPKDVCTPANQELAREAARQGIVLLKNTAGSLPLSPAAIKSLAVIGPNANVTKTMIGNYEGTPCKYTTPLQGLTATVATVYQAGCTNVGCGTAQVDEAKKVAAAADAVVLVMGTDQSIEAESRDRIDITLPGQQNLLIKEVASVSKGPVILVIMSGGGMDVQFAKDDPKITSILWVGFPGEAGGAALADIIFGLYNPSGRLPMSWYPESYTQKVNMTNMNMRSDPATGYPGRTYRFYTGDTVYTFGDGLSYSEFNHHLIQAPKLVSVPLQEGHVCRSSACKSIDTVEETCKNLAFNIHLRVTNSGAMGGSHTVFLFSSPPSVHGAPQKHLLGFQKVKLASREQNVVSFNVDVCKDLSLVDEVGNRKVALGQHILHVGNLKHSLNVRI; via the exons ATGACATCCAAAAACAGAGCATCCTCTGTTTTTGCCATTCTTTTATTCATCAAAATCTTTTTAACCAATGTTTCAGCCCAAAATAACCCGGTTTTCGCCTGCGATATCCACAAGAACACGGGTTTAAAGAACTATTCTTTTTGTGACCCTTCATTAAATGTTAAAACTAGAGTTGATGATTTAGTTAAAAGACTCACATTGCAAGAAAAGATTGTGAATTTAGTTGATAATGCCGGTAGCATTGACCGGCTGGGTATACCGAAATATGAGTGGTGGTCGGAAGCGTTGCACGGTGTTTCTTATGTGGGCCCGGGAACCCATTTCTCCGGGCTGGTCCCGGGAGCCACTAGCTTCCCTCAAGTCATCCTCACAGCTGCCTCATTCAATGTAACTTTGTTTAAAGCCATTGGAAAG GTGGTTTCTACTGAAGCTAGAGCAATGTACAATGTTGGTTTGGCAGGACTAACATATTGGTCACCAAATATAAATATTTTCCGTGATCCGAGGTGGGGTCGAGGTCAAGAAACCCCGGGTGAGGACCCGTTCCTAACAAGTAAATATGGAGCGGCGTACGTTCAAGGCTTACAAGAGAGCGATGATGGTGATAAAGATCGGCTTAAAGTTGGGGCTTGTTGCAAACATTACACAGCATATGATGTGGATAACTGGAAAGGCATTGATAGATACCATTTTAACGCCgtg GTTACTAAACAAGATATGGATGATACTTATCAACCACCATTCAAGAGCTGTGTTTTGGATGGCAATGTAGCAAGCGTTATGTGTTCTTACAATCAAGTGAACGGAAAGCCGACTTGCGGTGATCAGGATCTTCTAACCGGAGTTATTCGTGGCGAATGGAAATTAAACGG ATATATAAGTTCGGATTGTGATTCGCTAGACGTGATGCTCAACTCACAGCACTGGGAAACAACACCTGAAAAAGTTGCAGCTGATGCATTAAATGCAG GGTTGGATCTCAATTGTGGGAACTTTTTAGGCCAACATACGGAAGCTGCGATTAAAGCAGGGCTGGTGAAAGAAACGGAGGTCGATCGGGCTGTTTCTAACAACTTTGCAACACTTATGAGACTCGGGTTCTTTGATGGTAACCCAAGAAACCATTTATATGGTAAACTAGGCCCGAAAGACGTGTGCACTCCGGCTAACCAGGAGCTAGCGCGCGAAGCAGCACGACAAGGGATTGTGCTGCTTAAGAATACTGCTGGATCGTTGCCACTTTCTCCAGCTGCGATCAAGTCATTAGCCGTGATTGGGCCTAATGCCAACGTCACAAAAACCATGATCGGAAACTATGAAG GTACCCCTTGCAAGTATACAACTCCACTTCAAGGACTAACAGCCACAGTGGCAACCGTATACCAGGCAGGGTGTACGAATGTAGGGTGTGGTACTGCGCAAGTCGATGAAGCTAAAAAAGTTGCAGCTGCTGCTGATGCTGTGGTTCTAGTAATGGGTACTGATCAGTCTATAGAGGCCGAAAGTCGAGACCGAATTGATATTACTCTTCCTGGTCAACAAAACCTTTTGATTAAAGAGGTTGCGAGTGTATCTAAAGGCCCGGTGATTCTTGTTATAATGTCGGGTGGAGGAATGGATGTCCAGTTTGCTAAAGATGACCCAAAAATCACCAGCATTTTATGGGTCGGGTTCCCTGGTGAAGCAGGTGGTGCTGCGCTTGCTGATATCATTTTTGGGCTGTATAACCCAA GTGGAAGACTACCAATGTCATGGTACCCAGAATCCTATACACAAAAGGTGAACATGACCAACATGAACATGAGATCAGACCCAGCCACAGGCTACCCAGGTCGAACCTACCGGTTCTACACAGGCGACACAGTTTACACATTTGGTGATGGGCTAAGTTACTCTGAGTTTAATCACCACTTAATTCAAGCACCAAAGCTAGTATCCGTGCCACTACAAGAAGGACACGTTTGTCGATCATCTGCTTGCAAATCAATTGACACAGTTGAAGAAACATGCAAGAATTTAGCATTTAACATTCATTTAAGGGTGACAAATAGTGGAGCAATGGGTGGGAGCCACACTGTGTTCTTGTTTTCGTCACCGCCTTCGGTTCATGGCGCACCACAAAAGCATTTGTTGGGGTTTCAAAAGGTGAAGTTGGCATCAAGAGAACAAAATGTGGTTAGTTTTAATGTGGATGTTTGTAAGGATTTGAGTTTGGTTGATGAAGTTGGTAATAGGAAAGTTGCATTGGGTCAACATATTCTTCATGTGGGAAACTTGAAACACTCCTTAAATGTAAGGATATGA